The genome window ACCCCGTCCAGGCGGACGCTGCCCGTGCGGGGGCGCAGCCCGGCGATGGCCTCGGCCAGCTCGGTGCGTCCCGATCCGACCAGCCCGCCGATGCCCAGCACCTCGCCCCGGTGCAGGACCAGGCTGGCATCATGGACGATGCCCGGCACGGTGATGCCGCGGGCCTCCAGGATCGGCTCGGCGCCGCCCCCGACCTGGGCTGGAACCTTGGGGGGATAGAGATCCGACAGCTCGCGCCCGACCATCGCGGCGGCCATGTCGTCCTCGGTCACGTCGGCGGTCAGGTCCGAGCGCACCATCGTGCCGTCGCGCAGCACGGTGACGCGGTCGGCGATGCGCTTCACCTCGCCCAGCTTGTGCGAGGTGTAGAGGATCGCCACGCCCTCGGCCCGCAGCCGCGCGATCTGCGCGAAGAGCACCTCGGTCTCGCGCTCGGTCAGCACGGCGGTGGGCTCGTCCATGATCAGCACGCGCGCGTCGCGCGACAGGGCCTTGGCGATCTCGACCATCTGCTTGTCGGGGACCGAGAGGCGATTGACGGGCGTGGCCGGATCGACCCGGCAGTGCAGCTGCGCCAGCAGGTCGGCGGTGCGCGCGCGCATCGCCCTGTGGTCCAGCAGGAAGCCGCGCCTCAGCTCGCGGCCCAGAAAGACGTTCTGGTCCACCGACAGGTGCTCGGCCAGGTTGAACTCCTGGTGGATCATGATGATCCCCCGGTCCTCGGCCTCGTCCGAGCCGACGAAGGTCACGGGCGCCCCCTCCAGCAGCACCCGGCCGCCGGTGGGGTCCAGATAGCCGGCCAGGATCTTCATGGTCGTGGACTTGCCCGCACCGTTCTCGCCGATCAGGGCATGGACCTCGCCGGGATGCAGGGCGAAGTCGACGCCGTGCAGGATCTCGATCGGGCCGAAGGCCTTGGTGACGGCATCCAGCGCCAGGACGGGGGCGGGGGTGGTGGGTCCGGGAAGGGTCATGGCGTCACCTCGACCCACGCCGCGTCGGCGGCCTGCGAGCGGATGCAGGCGTCGATGAAGGCCATCCCCTCCAGCCCGTCGCGCAGGCCCGGCAGCGTGTCGGGATGCACGCCGCTGCGGATCGCGTCGGCGGCCTCGGCGTAAAGGTTGGCGAAGCCCTCCAGATAGCCCTCGGGATGGCCGGGCGGCACGCGGCTGCCCTCGGGCGTGCTGCCGGGACCTGCCCGGCGCAGGACCTGCGCGGGCTGGCCGAAGGGGGTATGAAGCAACGTCTCGGGCAGGTCGTGCTGCCATTCCAGACCGCCCGTCTCGCCATAGACGCGCAGCCGCAGCCCGTTCTCGCGCCCCGGCGCCACCTGCGAGGCCCAGAGCATCCCCCGCGCCCCGGTGCCGTAGCGCAGCAGGATATGGGCGTTGTCGTCCAGCCGGCGCCCGGGCACGAAGCTGCTCAGGTCCGCGGCCAGCCGCTCGGGCAGCATCCCGGTGACGAAGCGCGCCAGCTGGAAGGCATGCGTGCCGATGTCGCCGATCGCGCCGCCTGCACCCGCGCGGGCCGGATCGGTGCGCCAGTCGGCCTGCTTGCTGGTCGTCTCCTCGGTCAGCCAGTCCTGGGCATATTCGACCTGCACCAGCCGCAGCGCGCCCAGATCGCCGCGGGCGATCATCGCGCGGGCCTGGCGGATCTGCGGATAGGCGGAATAGTTGTGGGTCAGCACGAACAGCGCGCTTGAGGCCCGCGCCGCCGCGG of Paracoccus liaowanqingii contains these proteins:
- a CDS encoding sugar ABC transporter ATP-binding protein, translated to MTLPGPTTPAPVLALDAVTKAFGPIEILHGVDFALHPGEVHALIGENGAGKSTTMKILAGYLDPTGGRVLLEGAPVTFVGSDEAEDRGIIMIHQEFNLAEHLSVDQNVFLGRELRRGFLLDHRAMRARTADLLAQLHCRVDPATPVNRLSVPDKQMVEIAKALSRDARVLIMDEPTAVLTERETEVLFAQIARLRAEGVAILYTSHKLGEVKRIADRVTVLRDGTMVRSDLTADVTEDDMAAAMVGRELSDLYPPKVPAQVGGGAEPILEARGITVPGIVHDASLVLHRGEVLGIGGLVGSGRTELAEAIAGLRPRTGSVRLDGVDLPAGQVAQAMRAGLAYLTEDRKGAGLLLDKSLRENLTLPLLETFGRPLIDRRREEAALDRAIAEFGIRAPARDMAVGDLSGGNQQKLLLAKVLLPDPRVVIIDEPTRGIDIGTKQQIYTLIARLAAEGRSIIVISSEMPELIGLASRVIVMHAGRIAGELSGTAVTEGGIVRLAMGMDDTYKDTAA
- a CDS encoding Gfo/Idh/MocA family protein; its protein translation is MDRHIPIRLGMVGGGAGAMIGNVHRIAARLDGRFELVAGALSSDPARAASSAAAAGIARSYDDFERMARDEAARPDGIEAVSVCTPNHLHEPVARAFLAQGIHVICDKPMTATLAQAQDLAAAARASSALFVLTHNYSAYPQIRQARAMIARGDLGALRLVQVEYAQDWLTEETTSKQADWRTDPARAGAGGAIGDIGTHAFQLARFVTGMLPERLAADLSSFVPGRRLDDNAHILLRYGTGARGMLWASQVAPGRENGLRLRVYGETGGLEWQHDLPETLLHTPFGQPAQVLRRAGPGSTPEGSRVPPGHPEGYLEGFANLYAEAADAIRSGVHPDTLPGLRDGLEGMAFIDACIRSQAADAAWVEVTP